Proteins found in one bacterium genomic segment:
- a CDS encoding YaiI/YqxD family protein: MKIWVDADACPREAKELIYRAAERTETQALFVANAPLRVPDSPYLEAVRVPQGFDVADDYIAQEAAGGDIVITADIPLAARAVEKGAAAINPRGEVYTGENVGEVLALRNFMQEMRSGGYVQGGPAGYSDTDRHQFAAALDRTLTRLQNENPPLS, translated from the coding sequence GTGAAAATCTGGGTGGACGCCGACGCCTGCCCCCGGGAGGCGAAGGAGCTCATCTACCGCGCCGCCGAGCGCACGGAGACGCAGGCCCTTTTCGTGGCGAACGCCCCGCTCCGCGTTCCGGATTCTCCCTACCTCGAGGCCGTGCGCGTCCCGCAGGGCTTCGATGTCGCGGACGATTACATCGCGCAGGAGGCGGCGGGCGGGGATATCGTGATCACGGCGGACATCCCCCTCGCGGCGCGGGCGGTGGAAAAGGGGGCCGCCGCCATCAACCCCCGCGGGGAGGTCTACACCGGGGAAAATGTCGGGGAGGTGCTCGCGCTGCGGAACTTCATGCAGGAGATGCGATCGGGGGGATATGTGCAGGGCGGGCCCGCGGGCTATTCCGACACCGACCGCCACCAGTTCGCCGCGGCGCTCGACCGCACGCTCACGCGCCTGCAGAATGAAAATCCGCCCCTCAGCTGA